DNA from Elaeis guineensis isolate ETL-2024a chromosome 2, EG11, whole genome shotgun sequence:
AGGTGTGATGATTTGAGAGAGCCTCCAGCAACTGACAAATGGATCTCCATAAGAGAGCAAAGAAACTACATTCAGAGAATAAATGATTTACCGTTTCATTTGGGCAATTACGTAATAAACAACCACCCAAATGTCTCCTAATTTTGCGTTCAATAAAACCTCTGGTATTAAGCCTCTTCTTCCACCCAAGCCAAAGGAAACACTTAATTTTGAGTGGCACAGCGGTACTTCATAGAGCCGAGGCGAATTTGCACAGTACTCCCCTTGAAGCAGAGAAACGATAGTGGGGGGCACAGTTGAAAAACTTGTTGCTGGTCAATTTCCAAGTCAATTTATCATCCTTTTCATTCAAaactatggactgaagcaagaaAAGCAGGGAGCTACATTGTTGTTGAATATTCATAGGTTAATTACCATTTTTTTGTTGCTGCGAGCATACAACTTCGGAAAGATTGATTTTAGAGGAGCGTCAAGAATCCAACCATCTTTCTAAAAGGTGTGCTGGCCTTTGCCAACTTTATACTAACTTCGATTCTAGAATGCAGGTAAAGATCTAACAAcatctttcaaaaaatttgaacaaCTAATAGGTGTCTTCTAGCAACTAGAATGTTTTATCTTATTGTGATAGGCCAGGTCAATTTGTTGCCTCCAAACTCTCTTATCGTAGACCAAATATCTCCATCCCCATTTTGCCAAAAGAGCTTCATTGAAACAAGAAATGTCCTTAATACCCAGACCATCTTCTTTTTTTCGCAAACAAACAATTTTCCTGTTGACCTTGCAAGAGAACCCCAAAGCGGAGGAGGAGCCGTTCCAAAGGAAAGACCGTCTATatccatctattttttttaatcaccCAAGCAGCAGATAGCCTAAACATTGACATGAAGTAGAGAGACAAGAAGGTCAACACAGAATTTATGAGGGTAAGCCTCCCCCCAAAAGAAAGATATTTACACTACTTCCATGAAGCTAGGTAGTTTTCAATATTGTGGAGGAGAAGAAGCCAATTTGACTTGCAAGGTTTGGCACCATTGAGAGGAAGGCCTAAGTATTTGAGTAGAGTAGAAACTTCTAGTAGTTGAGCCACCTACCGCAATCTGGGCAATCCTCATTCTTGCCTCCAATGTAAGAGATCGAACTTTTGTGGAAGTCTATAGCAAGTCCCGAAACAAGCCCAAAAccataaagaatgatttttaaaaCTGCAATGCCTTTTATCCGCTCTAAGGAATGCCAAAGTATCATCCGCATAGTGTAAGACCTTGGTCCCCCTAAAACTTGTGCATACGGTGCTATTTGAACTAACTTGCTCTACTTCTTAATTTATTAtacgttctattttttttttttatctaaaattgtTTTCGTTTGATATTCTGTTTACTGGCGAACGATGGCTGTAGCTGGAGTATATTTGCAAACAAAGAAACCGACGCGCATTCCCATTCTCCCTGTGAGAACCAATTCCCCCTGCCTCATGGCTATCTTATTTGGagtgttttttttccttttttgttttgGGCAATAATGGCTCCCAAGAGAGAAAACACTTCTGGCTTGGCTCCATTACTGTCCAAATCAACTACTAGCTTGACTTCTTAAACATCGATAGTGAACAGATCATCAGGGTTCAGAGAAGGCTTTCTTGGATTGATTCCTTGAACATCTCTCACCAAATCGACAAGATCCAAGGGCTAGGAACATACCTATAAGCACTTCAGAACCAACagatgaaaaaggaaaaaaaaaaagaagggtgtGTATGGTGGAaaatggtcttttgatctgtTAGGATCAAAATAATCCAAGGATTGTCTTGCAAATTTAAAAAACTTTGTCTAAGCGATTTGTAAATAGAAGCAAGGAGAGATGTTATATGCAACATTAATAAATCTTAGGTGTAACATACAAAAATCCTCTTTATTTGTAGTACATCAATCTATTAATAAAACAGCCATAAACATCTATTCTCAAAGGAATGAAAAATCGTATTCGTAAGTATAGCAATGAATGGTACAACTGACGTGTTTATATATCTTTGGCAATTTCATTCATATGATACCAGTTCTCATATCTTTGGCAATTTGAAGTGTTTATTAGTTGAGGTCCTGGGGACCTTGACCCTCTTAACGTACTCATTACCTCTCCAGTGCATAGCCAATGTGTGGTTTAATGCATGCCTGCGCGTATCCTGCATTTTGTAAGCACAAATTCTTAAACTCATGGAAGCCACGTAAAATTAGACAAACAGAGAGAACACAAATAAAAGAAGCTAGAGGAATGTGCTTGGTCCGGCGGCTAAGAAACCTCTTTCTTTATAAATAAAGGATATACAAATATGGAGACGGTTGGTCGCCCACCCACACCAACCACCTACTTTTTGGTAGTCCGGCAACTATCTTAGAGAGTCCGATATGTTTCGCTTTCATATGTTTATAACTAAACATGTACCCCCAAAaaagtatatatatttataaaaaaaaaaaaacaagtacaATCAAATCTTCAACGGCAACAAACCTAGCTCATACTTGATATGAACGATATTGACagatttcttctttccttttttttccattgaagtcgagaaaaaaaaaatacaggaaaGACCGTACAAAAGACAAGGtcaaaaagagaaaaacaacCGAAGAGAACAAAACTATGGCATACAACAAAAAGGTGGGTCAATGATTCCTGAAATAGCACCGGTCCATCGTATACGACTACAAAATGTGAAGGAGCTCCATTGGAATGGTGAGTCAGCAAAATTAGCCTTGCGAAACACATGTTGAGCATGAAACCGATTCACAGAAGAACAAAATTGAAAAATATCGTTCAGTAAAGAAATGTGAGCACGGACAATTGGCCAACCAGAGATCCAACTGACTACCATGGGTGAGTCCTCCTCCAACAAGATTCTTTTGCATTTAAGAACAGAGATCGCACATTTTAGCCTTTCCCATGCACCTCTAAGCTCTGTAAAAGGAATTGAACGGGATGTGAATCTCTTAGTCAGAAAAGGATCAGAAGAACCGGTGTCTAGACGTAACTAGACACGTGGTCTGTCTGCAAACTCATGTCTTTCATTCGCCTTCTCTCTCCTTTCCCTTCtatgattttatctttttattatctTAAACCTTCCAGGCAGAAGTAAAATCAGACCAATGttaatttttctttaaatttttaaaataaaaaaatgtgaACCAAATTAAAATTCAACTTTATTAGAATTTAGTAAAATACATGGTGTCAATAACATCAGTCAGTTTTGGTTGGACCCAAGCGTCACTTTTGCCACGATCGAAATCTAAAGCAGAAGCCTTGCCCTGTGCAAAATTGCTTGGGCTCTAAACTTTGGGACCAGATTCAGGCTTTGTGACCTACAACTCTTTTTTAGGCCGCGGCCTTGCCCTGGGCCATCTATGCCACATGGGAAATGTATTCTTTTCCCCATTTCCTCTAATTCTGCAGGATGTTTGTTCTCTCCCCTCTAAGAGTACATCGAGCTCCTGAATCTCTTGGATTGGGCTTAACCGCCATCCCTTCCaagaaattattagatggatGAGATCCAGTGGACCAGTCCAAATCCCCGGGTACGTGTGCGGTGGATAACAGGATGAACCTGTTTCGATCTTGAATAGTTGAAATACAAGGGGGTAATTAATATGGCAAGTGACTATTAGATTGGTCAGGTTCATCTAATAATTTCCCCTCATCTCCCTAAGATTGCGTGTTTCCTGAAAATAATGTATTAAaaggcaaaaaaataaaagaaaaaaatataaatgttTGATGTCACTCTCTTTATTTCCGTCGTTATCGACAAACTTAATAAACTTTAACCATCTTTGCAAGTCTAGACCAGGATGATGATAACACCAAACAAATCCCGCCACCGGCGCGATGAAAAGTACTTTTGGACGGCTAATGCTTAATTAAGTGGACACcagtaaaataatatttaagaacacaaaaaaataaaaataaaaaagcacTCAAAGACGAGACGTGGGTGCAAATTGGTCCTTGGGCTGGGCCTTGGCTTGCTCTGTCGCATGCGTGGGAGCGAGTCTCTTAGCTATAGCCCTAAGCTGAAACTTCTGAATCTTTGGCCCGGCCTTGGGAAGCTCGGCCAGGAATACCACCTTCTTCGGCACCATGAAACCAGGCATGCTCGCCTTGCAGTAGGCGATTACATCCTCCTCCTTCAAACTCCCCTTCTTGCACTCCGGCTTCAGCGTCAAGAAGGCGCACGGCGTCTCACCCCAATGGGGATGCGGCATCGCCACCACCGCAGCCTCCAGCACCATCTGATGCCGGTACAGCACGCTCTCCACCTCGACACTACTGATGTTCTCTCCGCCGGATATGATCACGTCCTTGGCTCGATCCTTCACCTCCACGTACCCATCGGGGTGCACGACCCCGACGTCGCCGGTCCAGAACCACCCATTCTGAAAGGCCGCGTCCGTCCCTTCCTTGTTCTTGTAGTACCCCTTCATGACGCTGCTCCCTTTCAGCACGATCTCCCCGAGCGACTTCCCATCCCTCGGGACGCTCGACATGCTCTTGCGGTTCTTGATCACGTCCATGTCAGCGAGCGTGAGGACGCTGACGCCCTGCCGGGCCTTGAGCCGAGCTTTCGCCTCCTGCGGCAGCCGGTCCCACTGCGGCCGCCACTCGCACACCAGAGCGGTCGCGGTCGCCTCCGTCATGCCGTAGGCGTGCGATACGTGGAACCCTAGCTTCTCCATGCTTTCGAGCAGCGCGGCCGGGGGAGGGGCCCCACCGGTGAGTACCTGGACGGGGCCCGGGATCGTGCGGCGGTCTGCGGGCGGAGCGTGGAGGAGGATGTTGAAGACGACCGGTGCGCAGCACATGTGGGTGACCCCGTGCGCCGCGATGGCGCCGTAGATGGCCGCAGCGGAGAGGGTCCGGATGCACACGTTGGTGCCGCCGCGCGCCGCTATGCCCCACGCGAACCCCCAGCCGTTGCAGTGGAACATGGGGAGGGTCCACAGGTAGACCGGCTCGATGGGCACCTGCCACTGGAGGAGGACAGTGAGACTGCTGAGGAAGGCGCCGCGGTGGCTGTACACCACGCCCTTAGGGGCCGCCGTGGTGCCGGACGTGTAGTTGAGAGCGATCGCGTCCCACTCGTCCTCGAGACGGTGAGGCTCGTCCAGAGGATTGCCGCATGCGATGAGCTGCTCGTAGTGTAGTTCCCCGGATTTCGTGCTTGCCGGGGAGTGGACTTCGTCGATGATGACCACGAAAGGCAGTGGCTTGGTTGGATGGCGCTCGCCGATATCGGCGACAACACGCTTGAGAGCCTCGCGAGCTACCTTGGTGTATTGGTGGTCGATGAAGAAGGCTTTCGCATCCGAGTGCACGAGGATAGCAGCGATGTTGTTGGCATCGAGACGGGTGTTTATGGTGTTGAGGACGGCGCCGGCCATTGGAACGGCGAAGTGCATCTCGTAGACGGCCGGGATGTTCGGTGCAAGCACCGATACCtacaacatatatatacatggtaCGTACGATATCCGGTCGATATTATGAATGAAAATTTGGTAAATCGCTTCTGTTGGAAGCTTGGATGAACTCAAAACTGTTATTAAGTGAAGTTAATTTTGGTACTTACAACATCATTCTTGGAGATGTTCAGAGATCGGAGGGAGGATGCAAGACGGCGGCATCGGTCGTACGTCTGCTTCCAAGTGAAACGGGTGTTTTCATATATAACGGAGGTGCGATCTGCATAGACTTTTGCGGCTCTCTCCAAGAAAGTGACGGGGCTAAGGGGGCCATAGTTAGCCTCGCACTTGGGTAATCTATCCATTATTTGCTCTCCTGCTTCTCTGGTGttttggatggagggagagagagagttttgtgaGTGGAGGAAGACACAAGAGTTGGTGAGATAATGAGATGGCACAATTGTTACTAGTACGTAAAGAGAGACTGCATGATATATAGAGTTTCTTTGAGGGTTGAGGGTTGGAGTGGTGGGAAACTGGTGCAATAGGCTCTCTCAAGGAGCCTGTCAATCTGCCGCACATATTGCCCGGGTTAGGTTCGAGGGTTGTTGGAAGCTTAATATAGAATATAAGGTTCTCTTTGATTGCTTCCTGCAGGCCACCACGGTCTTGTTTTACTCCCATTTGAAAAGGTCAGAGGCGGATTAATTTGGAACTTGTAGGTTTGTCTACCTACCTTACAGGATAAGATATTTATTCTATTTAGATTACGCTAAGCACAGCTGCTTGACATAGAACGGCATACAACAACATTTGCCCTATGATACCGGGCCTTACGATCACATCAAATAGAGAAGGAAAGATTAATTGGAGCTTGAAAGCTGATATATATCTCCACCTTACAACAAGATTTGTCTATCCCATGTCTTCTACAAAATGAAACTTCACACATAAATTGAGTAGAATTGTTATGTTTTTGAGGGAAGACAACATCAGCTTCAATATAGTTGTATTGCATGACTGGATCTGCAGATCATTTGAAAATTTGCTAAGGTTAACTTAGTTTAATTCGAATGTCTTTCAGCGTGGGAACACGTCTCCACCTGTTTTTAATTTGTTCGTTTGAATGGAAATTCATCTTACTGCTGACCTTTGACTTCCACCTAATTAGGGGAAAGGACACTTTAATTTTATCCACTTGGTGCCAAGAATCTTCAACCAAAgcttaagaaagaaaaagtaaaCAACGCTAAATTATAATAGGTTGACACGAATATAACACGAGCCAATGACATAATAGTTTGTCAATTCACTGCCAACTGGCTGTTGAAATATGTACATCATTTCATTGTTTAGAAGATGTTGACTTTAGGTTTATTTGTCGATCCTACTCCCTTCAACGTTGAGCCATCAACTGAAGGCTAGCATGGCACCAATCAAGCAAAAGTAAAACGGCGTTACAATAGTCACTTCTCATTGCTTAGTGGGCACTGCTTCTAACGTCAATCAAAGAAGGTATACCTTCTGCTTTCGTTTTATATATTTTCCTAACACATATAAGTTGACAGCATAAAATAACAAGAGGACAAATAAAAAAGCGAAAGCATTTAATCTTATGGCATACTTATCCGGACCTAAACCAATATCTGAGCTTAGAAAATGGTTTACTAAGTTACTGAAGGAATGCTCTCCACTAAACAATAGAATATTAAGACGAACAAGTCACAGGTCGGGCCCGGAAAGCAGCAGGTCATCCTTATTGACAATTACAGAGTGATAaaaagtaatatatatatatatatgcttggtAGATCGAGCCTTGCGGAGAGGTTGGAGTTGCACGATGGAAATTGTACTCCATGCATAACCTCCCATCAATATATAGGAGCACCACTTTAAAGAGGCAAAGGAGGAAGAAATTACGTATATATTCGAGGCTGAGCATACCAGATCCAGCGAATTGAACTGGTCAAGTTAGGCTGGTCGAAGTGGACATATATATCAACTTTTTTCATCCAATCAAAATCAACGAGCTTGGTTCAGGCCCAATTTGACTCGCTAGGAAGTCAGAATATTGTCTGATCTTAGTAGGTGAAATCGAGAATCGAGCCAGGGTAAACTGGTCAGAAGgtttgttttatatatatatatatatatatatatatgtatatatatatattgctagCTATAGAAGTATCCCACTAAAGCACAGAAGCACGCTccatcttttttcctttctttggtttttcttttctttttttaaatattgagcaCGCACACATTGCATAAACGAGAATAATCAAGGCGGTTCCTACCAACTCAAAACTCAGTTGCATTGACCTCACCAACTCTTACCGGCCGCTGCTTGAACCCCAAGTATCTCTAATGGAGCGAAGGATATATGCAGTACTGGTCCCAGAACAACCAAGGTCCCTATCGATTTTGGGTGAGTCGATAAGGTGTCATGACATTTTCCTTATTTCTATCCAGGATTCGTGGGTTGTTTTGCTCGGTTTGAAGCCATTTTTTTCGGTTACTTCGACGCAAACAGGTTCTTCATGTTTGTGCTTTGTGGACCGAGTAGGAGTCTAACTTCTTACGTTATGAGCACCTACTCAGCATGTCAGGTTGGAGGCATTAATGGTGATATGGTCCCTGTAGCATGTGCAGTGGATGAGCAAGATCTGCTTGACAATTGAAGCGCAATTCTCTCACCTTAAAAAAAAATGTGGAAAAAGTATTCAACATGGCTTTACAtgcggtctctctctctctctctctctctctctctctctatatatatatatattaaaataaaaatttataatgataatatatatatatattaaaatggagactTACGATGGTAAAATCTCCATCTGTCGTATGTCAATGAAAAgttttcttctctattttattatatatagatatatttatatattaaaaaaatagtttctgTGTTGGTAAAGCCACAATTTGCCATATATCCATGAAAAGCTTTCTtctttgaaaataaatttatcacCAGCTGTTGCCGACCACTGTCGTAGGTTTGACTCTACGACAGCAGTTGTTAATAACCGTTGCTGTAGATTCAACCTACGACAACGGTTCGTAATTACCGCTGTCGTtggtagaatataatttttttttgaatatgatataattttagaatttaaactcCATCTTtactgttcattatctaaataattatcattagagtatcatcataaaacaCCGTCTCGATCcagtagccctagctatgtcgatcattaaaatttgattttaacagtcacgaacgaccgcatgatgatct
Protein-coding regions in this window:
- the LOC105035081 gene encoding trans-cinnamate:CoA ligase, peroxisomal translates to MDRLPKCEANYGPLSPVTFLERAAKVYADRTSVIYENTRFTWKQTYDRCRRLASSLRSLNISKNDVVSVLAPNIPAVYEMHFAVPMAGAVLNTINTRLDANNIAAILVHSDAKAFFIDHQYTKVAREALKRVVADIGERHPTKPLPFVVIIDEVHSPASTKSGELHYEQLIACGNPLDEPHRLEDEWDAIALNYTSGTTAAPKGVVYSHRGAFLSSLTVLLQWQVPIEPVYLWTLPMFHCNGWGFAWGIAARGGTNVCIRTLSAAAIYGAIAAHGVTHMCCAPVVFNILLHAPPADRRTIPGPVQVLTGGAPPPAALLESMEKLGFHVSHAYGMTEATATALVCEWRPQWDRLPQEAKARLKARQGVSVLTLADMDVIKNRKSMSSVPRDGKSLGEIVLKGSSVMKGYYKNKEGTDAAFQNGWFWTGDVGVVHPDGYVEVKDRAKDVIISGGENISSVEVESVLYRHQMVLEAAVVAMPHPHWGETPCAFLTLKPECKKGSLKEEDVIAYCKASMPGFMVPKKVVFLAELPKAGPKIQKFQLRAIAKRLAPTHATEQAKAQPKDQFAPTSRL